From Flavobacterium arcticum, the proteins below share one genomic window:
- a CDS encoding Crp/Fnr family transcriptional regulator, which translates to MSKCEQCIVRQFSSLKALNKEELINLSSCKTLYTIKKGEPVFSEGENLQGIFCIKDGVCKMTKLSANGNEQIVKLISKGELLGQRSLISEEPVNLSAVALDDMQVCFIPKAEVIKFFNENNQFSMNVMRTICGDLKNADDHLVTMAQKSVKQRLAEVLLYLHDTFGINEEDKSLNVKLSREELAGMIGTATESCIRLLSEFNKSGLITLSGKKIIISDIDKLRKM; encoded by the coding sequence ATGAGTAAATGTGAACAATGTATCGTGAGGCAATTCAGCTCCTTAAAAGCTTTGAACAAAGAAGAGTTAATAAACCTTTCTAGTTGTAAAACATTATATACAATTAAAAAAGGTGAACCTGTTTTTAGTGAGGGTGAAAACTTACAAGGCATTTTTTGCATTAAAGATGGGGTTTGTAAAATGACAAAGCTTAGTGCTAACGGCAATGAACAAATTGTAAAACTTATTTCTAAAGGAGAACTATTAGGACAACGTTCGTTAATTAGCGAAGAGCCTGTAAACTTGAGTGCGGTTGCACTCGATGATATGCAGGTTTGTTTTATACCTAAAGCTGAAGTAATTAAGTTTTTTAACGAAAATAATCAGTTCTCTATGAATGTGATGCGCACTATTTGTGGTGATCTAAAAAATGCCGATGATCATTTAGTAACCATGGCGCAAAAATCGGTAAAACAACGCCTTGCCGAAGTATTACTTTACTTACATGATACATTTGGTATAAATGAAGAAGATAAAAGTCTTAATGTTAAACTGTCGCGCGAAGAATTGGCTGGTATGATAGGTACTGCAACAGAGAGTTGCATACGACTACTTTCGGAGTTTAACAAAAGTGGGCTTATAACCTTATCAGGTAAAAAAATAATAATATCAGATATTGACAAACTAAGAAAAATGTAA
- a CDS encoding rhodanese-like domain-containing protein: MNLSEQEWWDKAQKDSNAVILDVRTQDEWNRGIIPGAINIDIYKGQGFIYAVEELDKTKNYYVYCAAGARSGQACGIMSQLGFETTYNLVGGISQWGGPVTMP; encoded by the coding sequence ATGAATTTATCAGAACAAGAATGGTGGGACAAAGCTCAGAAAGACAGTAATGCTGTTATACTTGACGTGCGCACCCAAGATGAATGGAATCGTGGTATTATACCTGGAGCTATAAATATAGATATCTATAAAGGTCAAGGGTTTATATATGCAGTAGAAGAATTAGATAAGACTAAGAATTACTATGTGTATTGTGCTGCCGGAGCTCGTAGTGGGCAGGCGTGTGGTATAATGAGTCAGCTTGGTTTTGAGACTACATATAACCTTGTTGGAGGTATATCGCAATGGGGAGGTCCTGTTACAATGCCTTAA
- a CDS encoding thioredoxin family protein → MKTIKFFGLFLTAGLLMLNVACKSDNSKKEEVDTTAESAEVMEEPSEEALTGYKIGDVATDFSLKNIDGNNVALKDMTDAKGYIVIFTCNHCPYAVAYEDRIIALDKKYKEKGYPVVAINPNNPEKAKDDSFEKMQERAKDKGFTFPYLLDDGQKIYPQYGATKTPHVYILQKTDNGNVVKYIGTIDDNYEDESAVTVKYVENAVDALLEGKDVPVKETKAIGCSIKA, encoded by the coding sequence ATGAAAACAATTAAATTTTTTGGACTTTTTTTAACAGCAGGTTTACTAATGCTAAATGTTGCATGTAAGTCAGATAACTCAAAGAAAGAAGAGGTTGATACTACAGCAGAATCTGCTGAAGTGATGGAAGAGCCATCAGAAGAAGCTCTTACTGGGTATAAAATAGGAGATGTAGCAACAGATTTTAGTCTTAAAAATATAGATGGGAATAATGTGGCACTTAAAGATATGACAGATGCTAAAGGGTATATAGTGATATTTACCTGTAACCATTGCCCATATGCAGTAGCTTATGAAGATAGAATTATAGCGTTAGATAAGAAATATAAAGAGAAAGGTTATCCTGTTGTAGCAATAAATCCTAATAACCCTGAAAAGGCAAAAGACGATAGCTTTGAAAAAATGCAAGAAAGAGCTAAAGATAAAGGGTTTACATTTCCTTACCTTCTTGACGATGGACAAAAAATTTACCCACAATATGGTGCTACAAAAACACCTCATGTATATATACTACAAAAAACAGATAATGGTAATGTAGTAAAATATATAGGTACTATAGATGATAATTATGAAGACGAAAGTGCTGTAACGGTTAAGTATGTAGAAAATGCAGTAGACGCTCTGTTAGAAGGTAAAGATGTTCCTGTGAAAGAAACAAAAGCTATTGGTTGTTCTATAAAAGCATAA
- a CDS encoding TlpA family protein disulfide reductase, which yields MKVIYSKIAVFIALLVMVSCKNGNNTTVEEAPAPNPVKVYSADDISVKAYEYDGLKYFLNRDNDTTYVVNFWATWCLPCVEELPHFEKLNAEYKDEKVKVLLVSLDMRKMIESKLIPFLKEKELKSDVIIMTDPDSNSWIPKIDSTWSGAIPATIIYNKDKRKFYEQSFTYEELETELLSIK from the coding sequence ATGAAGGTTATATATAGTAAAATAGCAGTTTTTATAGCATTATTAGTAATGGTATCGTGTAAAAATGGAAATAATACAACAGTAGAGGAAGCGCCTGCGCCAAACCCTGTAAAAGTATATTCGGCTGATGATATTAGTGTTAAAGCTTATGAATATGATGGTTTAAAGTATTTTCTTAACAGGGATAATGATACAACATATGTGGTCAATTTTTGGGCTACTTGGTGTTTGCCTTGTGTAGAGGAGTTACCGCACTTTGAAAAACTGAATGCTGAATACAAAGATGAAAAAGTAAAGGTATTACTAGTAAGTCTTGATATGCGAAAAATGATAGAAAGTAAACTAATACCTTTTTTAAAAGAAAAAGAACTTAAAAGTGATGTAATTATCATGACAGATCCTGACTCTAACTCATGGATACCTAAAATAGATTCTACATGGAGTGGTGCTATACCTGCCACCATTATATATAATAAAGATAAACGTAAGTTTTATGAGCAATCATTTACTTATGAGGAGTTAGAAACAGAATTATTGAGCATTAAATAA
- a CDS encoding MarR family winged helix-turn-helix transcriptional regulator codes for MKIEDVIKSVTPLPIGKRTILNIMYTQNMVADSFNEILKAYEISPEQFNVLRILRGQKGKPANMCVIQERMIAPTSNTTRLVDKLLNKELVTREVCSENRRKMDITITEKGLALLKELDPKVLKHEISYSKNLNNEELEQLNNLLEKYRGELI; via the coding sequence ATGAAGATAGAAGATGTAATAAAATCAGTAACTCCCTTACCTATAGGCAAAAGGACAATATTGAATATAATGTACACACAAAATATGGTTGCCGATAGTTTTAATGAGATACTTAAAGCTTATGAGATTTCTCCAGAGCAGTTTAATGTACTGCGTATACTAAGAGGACAAAAAGGGAAACCAGCTAATATGTGTGTTATACAAGAAAGAATGATAGCCCCTACTAGCAACACAACACGGCTTGTAGATAAACTGCTAAACAAGGAGCTTGTAACTCGCGAGGTATGTAGTGAAAACCGCCGAAAAATGGACATTACTATTACCGAAAAAGGACTGGCATTACTAAAAGAGCTAGACCCAAAAGTACTTAAACATGAAATAAGTTATTCAAAAAACTTGAATAATGAAGAGCTAGAACAACTAAATAACTTATTAGAAAAATACAGAGGAGAATTAATTTAA
- a CDS encoding NAD(P)H-dependent oxidoreductase: MNNYIENLNWRYATKKYDTEKKVSNEDLKTLKEAVRLSVSSMGIQPYKIFIINDPEVRQKLKPVAYNQGGVTDASHLFVFANEVNVGQKHIDAYTDNIIATRGITKQDIAPFVNSMENFIGALDDANKKFWTAKQAYLAMNSLIIAAAVLKIDATPMEGFDKAEFNKILGLDEMGLNAAVVATVGYRHEDDIFQHMKKVRKSENELFVTI, from the coding sequence ATGAATAACTACATAGAAAATCTTAACTGGCGCTATGCAACAAAAAAATATGATACCGAAAAAAAAGTATCTAATGAAGATCTTAAAACACTTAAAGAAGCAGTAAGACTGAGTGTATCTTCTATGGGGATACAGCCTTATAAGATATTTATTATAAACGATCCAGAAGTACGCCAAAAACTAAAACCTGTAGCTTATAATCAAGGTGGTGTAACTGATGCATCTCACCTGTTTGTATTTGCTAATGAAGTAAATGTGGGACAAAAACATATAGATGCTTATACTGACAATATTATAGCAACAAGAGGCATTACAAAACAAGATATAGCTCCGTTTGTAAACTCGATGGAAAATTTTATTGGAGCTTTAGATGATGCCAATAAAAAATTCTGGACAGCAAAACAAGCTTATTTAGCCATGAATTCGCTTATTATAGCTGCTGCAGTATTAAAAATAGATGCTACCCCAATGGAAGGTTTTGATAAAGCTGAGTTTAATAAAATATTAGGTCTTGACGAAATGGGGCTTAATGCAGCCGTAGTAGCCACTGTAGGTTACCGTCATGAAGATGATATTTTCCAGCACATGAAAAAAGTGAGAAAATCTGAAAACGAATTATTTGTAACAATTTAA
- a CDS encoding YceI family protein, translating into MKNLKTIAIALVLTLGTITTKAQDKKINTSKSQVEWVGKKVTGEHSGVISFKEGVLNFKSGKLTGGSFTVDMTSIEVTDLKAGEGKEKLEGHLKATDFFGTDAHKEATLVFTSVKATGGNKYAVIANLTIKGITKPVTFDLTVAKNSATTEFKVDRTKYGIEYNSGSIFDGLGDKVIYDDFELTVNLQF; encoded by the coding sequence ATGAAAAATCTAAAAACAATTGCAATTGCGCTAGTACTAACTTTAGGTACAATTACTACTAAAGCTCAAGACAAGAAGATAAACACTTCTAAAAGCCAAGTAGAATGGGTAGGTAAAAAAGTAACAGGTGAACACAGTGGTGTTATCAGCTTTAAAGAAGGTGTACTTAACTTTAAAAGCGGTAAACTTACAGGTGGTAGCTTTACTGTAGATATGACATCTATTGAAGTAACAGATCTTAAAGCAGGTGAAGGAAAAGAAAAACTTGAAGGTCACCTTAAAGCTACCGACTTTTTTGGTACAGATGCACACAAAGAAGCTACACTTGTTTTTACATCAGTTAAAGCAACAGGGGGTAACAAATATGCAGTTATTGCAAACCTTACTATAAAAGGAATTACAAAACCCGTAACTTTTGACCTTACTGTAGCTAAAAACTCTGCTACTACTGAATTTAAAGTAGACAGAACTAAGTATGGTATAGAGTACAACTCAGGTAGTATTTTTGATGGTCTAGGTGACAAAGTGATATATGACGATTTTGAACTTACTGTAAACCTACAGTTTTAA
- a CDS encoding anthranilate synthase component II — MKKILVIDNYDSFTYNLVHYLVELDCEVTIIRNDELDIDEVADYDKILLSPGPGVPDEAGLLKKVIGTYARTKSILGICLGQQAIAEVFGGSIINLPEVYHGVATKITIVVDNEIMFEGMPKEIEVGRYHSWSVNLADLPAVLEATSLDGKGNIMSLRHTLFDVKGVQFHPESVLTPQGKLLIKNWILS; from the coding sequence ATGAAAAAAATTCTTGTCATCGATAACTACGATAGTTTCACGTATAATCTTGTGCACTACTTAGTAGAACTAGATTGCGAAGTAACCATAATACGCAATGATGAACTGGACATTGATGAGGTTGCCGACTATGATAAAATACTCCTTTCTCCTGGACCAGGTGTACCAGATGAAGCTGGTTTATTAAAAAAAGTTATAGGTACTTATGCCAGAACCAAAAGTATATTAGGCATATGTTTAGGACAGCAAGCCATTGCCGAAGTGTTTGGCGGGTCGATCATAAACCTACCCGAAGTATATCATGGGGTAGCTACCAAGATTACTATTGTAGTAGATAATGAAATTATGTTTGAAGGAATGCCGAAAGAAATAGAAGTGGGACGTTACCACTCATGGAGTGTAAATCTTGCCGATTTGCCCGCTGTGCTAGAAGCCACATCGCTAGACGGGAAGGGTAACATTATGTCATTACGCCATACATTATTTGATGTAAAAGGAGTGCAGTTTCACCCTGAATCAGTGCTAACACCACAAGGAAAACTACTCATTAAAAACTGGATTTTATCATAA
- a CDS encoding DUF3861 domain-containing protein produces the protein MNPKYNHYKVTLEHISNPKDSELHEPVSVIFDNHDNLFNIIEKVKERDLFDDKSQAIEFALGLKMFSEVMLRNKENPLFEDMKPAFSDFMKKLKGNLK, from the coding sequence ATGAACCCAAAATATAACCATTACAAAGTAACACTAGAACATATAAGTAACCCAAAAGATAGTGAACTGCATGAACCAGTATCAGTGATTTTTGACAATCATGATAATTTATTCAACATCATAGAAAAGGTAAAAGAACGTGATTTATTTGATGATAAAAGCCAAGCCATTGAGTTTGCTCTTGGCTTAAAAATGTTTAGCGAAGTAATGCTTCGCAATAAAGAAAATCCTTTATTCGAAGATATGAAACCTGCCTTTAGCGACTTTATGAAGAAACTAAAAGGTAATCTCAAATAA
- the yaaA gene encoding peroxide stress protein YaaA, which translates to MKIVISPAKSLDFETKLPTRKHTEPAFIEQSEIIQETLKEKSPADLMKLMSISDKLADLNWKRNQEWKTPFTTKNARPAIYAFNGDVYTGLDAYTIPTNKLNKLQDTLRILSGLYGVLKPLDLIQPYRLEMGTKLEVEEEKNLYHFWKKTITDALNEELKDDELFINLASKEYFDAVDTKALKVPVITPEFKDYKDGKLKMISFFAKKARGMMVRYIIDKNIRSLSGLKGFDYDGYSYDDKLSKGNKLVFTR; encoded by the coding sequence ATGAAAATTGTTATATCACCTGCAAAATCGCTAGATTTTGAAACCAAGCTGCCTACTCGTAAACATACTGAGCCTGCTTTTATAGAACAATCGGAAATAATACAAGAAACCTTAAAAGAAAAATCTCCTGCTGATTTGATGAAGTTAATGAGCATATCAGACAAGTTAGCAGACCTGAACTGGAAGCGTAACCAAGAGTGGAAAACGCCTTTTACTACCAAAAATGCCCGCCCAGCTATATATGCTTTTAATGGTGATGTATATACAGGACTGGATGCTTATACTATTCCTACCAACAAATTAAATAAGTTACAAGATACACTTCGCATACTATCAGGGTTATATGGGGTATTAAAGCCGCTTGACTTGATACAGCCTTATCGTCTTGAAATGGGTACGAAGTTAGAAGTAGAAGAGGAGAAAAACTTATATCACTTTTGGAAAAAAACAATTACCGATGCGCTTAATGAGGAACTGAAAGATGATGAATTATTTATTAACCTTGCCAGTAAAGAGTATTTTGATGCTGTAGATACTAAGGCATTAAAAGTGCCTGTTATTACTCCTGAGTTTAAAGATTATAAAGATGGCAAGTTGAAAATGATAAGCTTTTTTGCCAAGAAGGCTAGGGGTATGATGGTACGGTATATTATTGATAAAAATATACGGTCTTTAAGTGGCTTGAAAGGTTTTGATTATGATGGTTATAGTTATGATGATAAACTATCAAAAGGGAATAAACTGGTGTTCACGAGATAA
- a CDS encoding ABC transporter ATP-binding protein yields MTDYIIQTKSLNFRFSKHKKVLDGISLNIPKGAIYGFLGPNGAGKSTTMRLLTGILPEQEEAISLFGKPLKTQLPQVFENIGALVESPALYLHLSGYNNLKYLAELRNVPESRITEVLELVDLTRDAKRKVKQYSLGMKQRLAIAMALLSEPKLLLLDEPVNGLDPNGMRDIRQLLVKLNKEQGITIFVSSHLLAEIEKMCTHVGIISNGKLRFEGTIQELSEQSGTCKIQLTLKDASQWHEKLLEEYPSVTLESNAQLSIELSDREKIPAFTKELINRGAELYELKVLNGLEEWFMTLIRQK; encoded by the coding sequence ATGACGGACTATATCATCCAGACTAAATCACTAAACTTCCGATTTTCAAAACATAAAAAAGTACTTGACGGTATTTCATTAAACATACCTAAAGGAGCTATTTATGGTTTTTTAGGTCCTAACGGAGCAGGAAAATCGACTACCATGCGATTGCTTACAGGCATACTACCCGAGCAAGAAGAGGCTATTTCTCTTTTTGGTAAACCCTTAAAAACACAACTACCACAGGTATTTGAGAATATTGGTGCACTAGTAGAAAGCCCTGCGCTGTACCTGCACCTTAGCGGATATAATAACCTTAAATATCTTGCCGAACTACGTAATGTACCCGAAAGCAGAATTACCGAAGTATTAGAACTAGTAGATCTTACTCGCGATGCTAAACGTAAAGTAAAACAATACTCACTAGGTATGAAACAGAGGCTTGCCATTGCTATGGCGTTATTAAGTGAGCCTAAATTATTACTGCTCGATGAGCCTGTAAACGGGCTTGACCCTAACGGTATGCGCGACATCAGGCAGTTATTAGTAAAACTGAATAAGGAACAAGGTATTACAATTTTTGTGTCGAGCCACCTATTGGCAGAAATAGAAAAAATGTGTACCCATGTGGGCATTATCAGTAACGGTAAGTTACGTTTTGAAGGCACTATACAAGAACTTTCAGAACAATCAGGGACTTGTAAAATACAGCTTACACTTAAAGATGCTTCGCAATGGCATGAAAAGCTTTTAGAAGAATATCCTTCGGTAACATTAGAGAGCAATGCACAACTTAGTATAGAGTTAAGTGATCGCGAGAAAATTCCTGCTTTTACTAAAGAGCTTATAAATCGAGGTGCTGAACTGTATGAACTAAAAGTACTTAACGGGCTCGAAGAATGGTTTATGACCCTTATCCGACAAAAATAA
- a CDS encoding redoxin family protein — MQNFTTALKAEHIKKKGTGLYVVAGILGVISPIIWTIVKLIQDTPNQNKLPYNYFTEYIEGCLDPFATFFFPLMIIITVSRITQLDHKNGGWQLMETQPIKKTSIFFSKFSVTLIANLISIFSLIAGCYLFGYIASFILEVPENASLSFDLGSVLLIASRLFIAGLFFTALQYIISVLLPSFIWSILVGFFLLLAYLFLTAFNVVPDWYPIELLGKIATYKKGSDLGYWFTYSAAVSCICAVIALYIGFKWYKHKKLKLAFGTGKRIAMLVAVLVVFGGLLYYTLAPNVMKLHNRTVITGTIDSDMPINKLYMMDAFINDTIAEISVKDNKFHYVISKDIPLDDYQVALGNLGTIIITMAANDSTFIDLKKRKQTTKITVTGTRLAENRYKKDSQSGWSSVSYYISKNIYLDKPDFIIKELVSGWKEAMAESDKFKTVDNYVPHDDFKQKNKKLLTISYLNMWNDFLKKRTALYPNEETKETPEIAEMKKVVPLNDEGLLSNEDYFDYVSSQITADDTEDVSQNTKSLRAIAKLGKGSFKDKMLFKQLKQSMEDASDKKERDSLAVLYADNFSNNRYTDIILYKKQIIEKLAKGKQAPLFDAITIDNEPVNLADLQGKFVVIDVWATWCGPCRYQSPYFEKLALKYKKENIQFVAASTDDRMDDWYIEAKSKSKSVLQLHINDKKEFSKNYNAVSIPRFILIDPDGNIVNAEMPFPNEQTFEQLLRQALGLKEQK; from the coding sequence ATGCAAAATTTTACTACTGCTCTAAAAGCAGAACATATAAAGAAAAAAGGTACAGGGCTCTATGTAGTCGCTGGTATATTAGGAGTTATCTCGCCCATAATCTGGACAATTGTAAAGTTAATACAAGATACTCCTAACCAAAACAAGCTACCTTATAACTATTTTACCGAATATATAGAAGGTTGTCTTGACCCTTTTGCTACCTTCTTTTTCCCGCTAATGATTATTATAACCGTTAGTAGGATAACACAGCTCGACCATAAAAATGGCGGTTGGCAACTTATGGAAACCCAACCGATAAAGAAAACGTCTATATTCTTTTCAAAGTTCTCAGTAACACTTATTGCTAACCTCATCAGTATTTTTTCGCTTATAGCAGGTTGCTACCTTTTTGGATATATAGCAAGTTTTATTCTTGAAGTACCCGAAAACGCATCGCTATCTTTCGATTTAGGTTCTGTATTACTTATAGCTTCAAGGTTATTTATAGCAGGGTTATTTTTTACGGCACTACAATACATCATTTCAGTTTTATTGCCAAGCTTTATATGGTCTATACTTGTGGGTTTCTTTCTGCTTTTGGCATACCTTTTCTTAACCGCATTTAATGTAGTACCTGACTGGTACCCTATAGAGCTATTAGGCAAAATAGCGACTTATAAAAAAGGTAGCGACCTTGGGTATTGGTTTACCTACTCGGCTGCTGTAAGTTGTATTTGCGCTGTAATTGCATTATATATAGGCTTCAAGTGGTATAAACACAAAAAGCTTAAACTGGCTTTCGGTACAGGCAAACGCATTGCCATGTTGGTTGCTGTTCTTGTTGTTTTTGGCGGGTTATTATATTACACTCTTGCACCTAATGTAATGAAGCTTCATAACAGAACAGTTATAACTGGTACAATAGACTCTGACATGCCAATTAATAAACTTTACATGATGGATGCCTTTATTAACGATACCATTGCCGAGATATCAGTAAAAGATAATAAATTTCATTATGTGATTTCTAAAGATATACCCTTAGATGATTATCAGGTTGCTCTTGGTAACCTTGGTACGATAATTATTACTATGGCTGCTAATGACAGTACTTTTATAGATCTTAAAAAACGTAAGCAAACTACTAAAATAACCGTAACAGGTACACGCCTTGCCGAAAACCGTTATAAAAAAGATAGCCAATCAGGTTGGAGCAGTGTGAGCTATTACATAAGTAAAAACATTTATCTTGATAAGCCAGATTTTATAATAAAGGAACTGGTAAGCGGATGGAAAGAAGCGATGGCAGAGTCTGACAAGTTTAAAACAGTAGACAACTATGTTCCGCATGACGATTTTAAACAGAAAAACAAAAAGCTACTTACCATTAGCTACCTTAATATGTGGAACGATTTTCTAAAAAAACGTACTGCATTATACCCTAACGAAGAAACAAAAGAGACACCTGAAATAGCCGAAATGAAAAAAGTTGTTCCGCTAAATGATGAAGGACTTTTGAGTAATGAAGATTACTTTGACTATGTATCTTCTCAAATTACTGCTGATGACACCGAAGATGTGAGCCAAAACACTAAATCGCTACGCGCAATAGCTAAACTAGGTAAAGGTTCATTTAAAGATAAGATGCTTTTTAAACAACTTAAACAAAGTATGGAAGATGCATCGGACAAAAAAGAACGTGACAGCCTTGCAGTATTGTATGCTGATAACTTTTCGAACAACCGATATACAGATATTATACTGTATAAAAAACAAATAATAGAGAAGTTGGCAAAAGGAAAACAAGCACCTTTATTTGATGCTATTACTATAGATAATGAACCTGTTAATCTTGCCGACCTGCAAGGAAAATTTGTTGTTATAGATGTGTGGGCAACATGGTGCGGACCATGCAGGTATCAATCGCCATACTTTGAAAAGTTAGCTTTAAAGTATAAAAAAGAAAATATACAGTTTGTAGCAGCAAGTACAGATGATAGAATGGATGATTGGTACATAGAAGCAAAATCTAAATCCAAATCTGTATTACAATTACATATTAACGACAAAAAGGAATTCAGTAAAAATTATAATGCCGTGAGCATACCAAGATTTATACTAATAGATCCCGACGGTAACATAGTAAATGCCGAGATGCCTTTTCCTAATGAACAGACTTTTGAGCAATTGTTACGACAGGCATTAGGGCTCAAAGAGCAAAAATAA
- a CDS encoding response regulator transcription factor, whose product MLKAIVKNKRILLYGSSLALLLFLLRWLELRFLILSNAQDIYFGAIALIFTLLGIWIALKIATPKKEVVVVEKTIYIQHQKEFIRNKQALQETNLSQREMDVLELMAQGMSNAEIADKLFVSLNTVKTHSSRVYEKLEVKRRTQAVEKARQLQLIA is encoded by the coding sequence ATGCTAAAGGCAATTGTAAAAAACAAACGAATATTATTATATGGTTCCAGCCTTGCGTTGCTGCTTTTTTTGCTGCGCTGGCTGGAACTTCGTTTTTTAATACTTAGTAATGCACAAGATATTTATTTTGGAGCCATAGCACTTATATTTACACTTCTTGGTATATGGATTGCTCTTAAAATAGCTACGCCTAAAAAAGAAGTTGTTGTAGTAGAAAAAACAATATACATACAACATCAAAAAGAATTTATTAGAAATAAACAAGCATTACAAGAAACGAACCTTAGCCAACGCGAAATGGATGTACTAGAGTTGATGGCGCAAGGCATGAGTAATGCAGAAATTGCTGATAAACTTTTTGTATCGCTTAATACCGTAAAGACACACTCCTCTAGAGTATATGAAAAACTAGAGGTAAAACGTCGTACACAGGCAGTAGAGAAAGCAAGACAATTACAACTTATAGCCTAA
- a CDS encoding DUF4199 domain-containing protein, with protein sequence MKKNVWTFGVIAGFISIIGFVISTIYPDAIDMEKGMIYGFASMILAFSLIFVAIKNYRDKYNEGIVSFGKAFQIGLYISLIASTIYVGVWLIEYYFILDNFWGKYAEMHQAGLVAKGLSPEEIAQEMVTVQGYKELYDNNPLLAGLYTYIEILPVGILIALIAAAILKRKTKAPQIA encoded by the coding sequence ATGAAAAAAAATGTATGGACATTTGGTGTCATTGCAGGGTTTATAAGTATTATTGGTTTTGTCATCAGTACAATATATCCTGATGCAATAGACATGGAGAAGGGCATGATTTACGGGTTTGCCTCTATGATATTAGCCTTTTCACTAATCTTTGTAGCAATAAAAAATTATAGAGATAAGTATAATGAAGGTATAGTATCCTTTGGTAAAGCCTTTCAGATAGGCTTATACATTAGCCTTATTGCATCTACTATATATGTTGGAGTTTGGTTAATAGAATACTATTTCATTTTAGACAATTTTTGGGGTAAATATGCCGAAATGCATCAGGCAGGTTTAGTAGCTAAAGGATTATCTCCAGAGGAAATAGCCCAAGAAATGGTTACTGTACAAGGATATAAAGAATTGTACGATAACAATCCATTATTAGCAGGCTTATATACCTACATAGAAATTTTACCCGTAGGAATACTAATAGCATTAATAGCAGCCGCTATATTAAAACGTAAAACAAAAGCACCACAAATAGCATAA
- a CDS encoding VOC family protein: MGKVTGIGGFFFRSKDNVALAQWYEKHLGINSSQSGYIWDQEAGATVFSPFKEDTDYFGSNQQFMVNFRVEDLDGLMEKLITDGVKVDEKRINESYGKFAWIYDPEGNKIELWEPINES, encoded by the coding sequence ATGGGAAAAGTAACAGGTATTGGCGGATTTTTTTTCCGTTCTAAAGATAACGTTGCATTGGCGCAATGGTATGAAAAACATTTAGGCATCAACTCCTCTCAAAGCGGATATATATGGGATCAGGAAGCAGGAGCAACAGTATTCTCTCCTTTTAAAGAAGACACTGATTATTTTGGCAGCAATCAGCAGTTTATGGTAAACTTTCGGGTAGAAGACCTTGACGGATTAATGGAAAAACTAATTACAGATGGCGTAAAAGTCGATGAAAAACGAATTAATGAATCGTACGGGAAATTTGCATGGATATATGACCCTGAAGGCAACAAAATAGAGCTTTGGGAACCTATCAACGAAAGCTGA